CGGTGCGCGACCGTAGCATCAAGGATATCCAGAGCACGCAGAGCATCACGATCCCGCGCAAGGACATCGCGGAGCCGAATTTTCGGCACGCGCCGGGCGGGCGTCGTGAATACGTGCACCCCGGCAACGAGGACTACGTGCGCGGCGACAAGATTCCGCGCCCGCAGGGCGGCTCGGGCGGCGGCGGCAGTCAGGCGAGCAACGAGGGCGAAGGGCAGGACGACTTCGTATTCGAGCTGTCGCGCGACGAGTTCATGCAGTACTTCTTCGACGATCTCGAACTGCCGCGCCTCGTGAAGACGCACCTGCTGACGGTGCCGAGCTGGAAGAACGTGCGTGCGGGCTGGTCGGCGGAAGGCACGCCGAACAACATCGACGTCGTGCGTTCGCTGCGCAGCGCGCTCGGCCGGCGCATCGCGCTCGGCTCGCCGCTCGTCAACGAGCTGCGCGAACTCGAGGCGCAGCTCGAAGCGATGAAGAACGATCCGGCAGACCGCCGCGCGGAAATCGCGACGCTGGAGGCCGAGATCCATCACCTGAAAGGGCGCATCTGGCGGATTCCGTTCATCGATCCGTTCGACCTGCGCTACATCAACCGCGTGAAGCAGCCGCAGCCGTCGAGCCAGGCCGTGATGTTCTGCCTGATGGACGTGTCGGGCTCGATGGACGAGCAGCGCAAGGATCTCGCGAAGCGCTTCTTCATCCTGCTTTACCTGTTCCTCAAGCGCAACTACGAGCGCATCGAGGTCGTGTTCATCCGTCACCATACGCGTGCGGAGGAAGTCGACGAAGATACCTTCTTCCATTCGACCGAGAGCGGCGGCACGGTCGTGTCGAGCGCGCTCGAACTGATGCGCAAGGTGATGAACGAGCGCTACTCGCCGACCGAGTGGAACATCTACGGCGCGCAGGCGTCCGACGGCGACAACTGGACCGACGATTCGCCGAAGTGTCGCAAAATCCTGGAAGAGGATATCCTCACGAAGACGCGTTACTTCGCGTATATCCAGGTCGCGCCGGAAGAGCAGAACCTGTGGCTGGAATACGCGCAACTGGCACTGTCGCAACCGCATCTCGCGATGAAAAAAGCAGAATCGGCTGCCGACATTTACCCGGTGTTTCGCGAATTGTTCGAAAAGCAGGTGGAAATGTCATGACGACCCGCCATCTGCACAACGAGTCGCGCGGCTACCAGCCGCGCCCTTCCGGTGACGACACGGCCGGCCCTGCCGCATCGCAGCAACGCGCGCAGGCCGAACCGCCGTCGCCGGCCGCCGACTTGCCCGGCGCCGGGCAAAAGGAAGCGCGTATGAACGTTGCCGAACGCAAGCCGCTGCCGTGCCCGTCCGACTGGACGTTCGAACTGCTCGAGGAATACGACACGCACATCGCGCAGGTCGCCGAACAATACGAACTCGACATCTACCCGATCCAGCTCGAACTGATCAGCGCCGAGCAGATGATGGACGCGTATGCGTCGGTCGGGATGCCGGTCAACTACCGCCACTGGTCGTTCGGCAAGCACTTCCTCTCGACCGAGAAGAGCTACCGGCGCGGCCAGATGGGCCTCGCGTACGAAATCGTCATCAATTCGAACCCGTGCATCGCGTACCTGATGGAAGAGAACACGATGACGATGCAGGCGCTCGTCATCGCGCACGCGGCGTACGGGCACAACTCGTTCTTCAAGGGCAATTACCTGTTCCGGCTGTGGACCGACGCGCACGCGATCATCGACTATCTCGTGTACGCGAAGAATTACGTCGCCGAATGCGAGGAGCGCTACGGCCTCGATCGCGTCGAGGAACTGCTCGATTCGTGCCATGCGCTGATGAATTACGGCGTCGACCGCTACAAGCGGCCGCAGAAGCCGTCGCTGTCGAAGGAAGCGGCGCTGCGGCGCGAGCGCGAAGCGTACCTGCAGTCGCAGGTGAATGAGCTGTGGCGCACGCTGCCGGGCAAGAAGCCCGAGCTGATGGAAGAGCAGGAAGGCCGCTATCCGCCCGAGCCGCAGGAGAACCTGCTGTATTTCGCGGAGAAGAACGCACCGCTGCTCGAACCGTGGGAGCGGGAGGTGATCCGCATCGTGCGCAAGATCGGCCAGTATTTCTACCCGCAGCGGCAGACGCAGGTGATGAACGAAGGCTGGGCGACGTTCTGGCACTACACGCTGCTGAACACGCTGTACCACCAGGGCAAGCTGGAAGACGGCTTCATGATGGAGTTCCTGCATTCGCACAGCAACGTGGTCTACCAGCCGCCCGTCACGAAGCCGTACTACAGCGGGATCAACCCGTATGCGCTCGGTTTCTCGATGATGAGCGACATCCGGCGGATCTGCGAATCGCCGACCGAAGAAGACTACAAGTGGTTTCCGGAGATCGCGGGCACCCCGTGGCTGCCGGCAATGCACTACGCGATGCGCAATTTCAAGGACGAGAGCTTCATCGCGCAGTACCTGTCGCCGAACCTGATCCGCGAGATGCGGCTCTTCTCGGTGCTCGACGACGACATGCGCGATTCGCTCGAGGTGTCGGCGATCCACGACGAATCCGGCTACCAGTACGTGCGGCAGGCGTTGTCGCGGCAATACGACATCCATCACCGCGAGCCGAACATCCAGGTGTGGGCCGTCAACACGCGCGGCGACCGCAGCCTCACGCTGCGCCACTTCATGACCGACAACCGCCACCTGTCGAACGACAGCGACGAGGTGCTCAAGCACATGGCGCGGCTCTGGCAGTTCGACGTGTATCTGGAAAGCGTCGACGAGGCCGGCACCGTGCGCAAGCGCTACGAGTGCCGCTACGTGCCGCCGGAGGTGCACGTATGAACGTCGCTTTCAAATAGTTTGCATCGGACGCCAGCCTCCAGGCTGGCGTTTTCATATGACGAGCACGTAGTGGTAGAAAATTTTTCTACATCCGGACGAACCCGGAAAGCCTGTTACTTTACATTTCGCTAAAATCCCGTAGCGCCGTGCGCCGGAACCGGTGCCACGCGCGACCGCACGCGGCGGCCCCGAGCCGTCTCGCCCAGAAAGCACTAAAAGGAACAGACCAACCCATGGACGTCCAGACCGACCAAGCTGCGCTATCCGCGCATGACACCCGGCGGCGCGTGTTCGCCATCGTCGGCGCCTCATCGGGCAACCTCGTCGAGTGGTTCGATTTTTATATCTACTCGTTCTGCGCGCTGTACTTCGCGCCGGCGTTCTTCCCGAGCGGCAACACGACGACGCAGCTGCTGAACACGGCCGGCGTGTTCGCGGCCGGCTTCCTGATGCGTCCGATCGGCGGCTGGCTGTTCGGCCGCATCGCCGACCGTCACGGCCGCCGCGCCGCGATGATGATCTCGGTGCTGATGATGTGCGGCGGTTCGCTCGTGATCGCGGTGCTGCCGACCTACGCGCAGATCGGCGCGCTCGCGCCGGCGCTGCTGCTGGTCGCGCGCCTGTTCCAGGGCCTGTCGGTGGGCGGCGAATACGGCACGAGCGCGACCTACATGAGCGAGGTCGCGCTGAAGGGCCGGCGCGGCTTCTTCGCGTCGTTCCAGTACGTGACGCTGATCGGCGGCCAGCTGTGCGCGCTGCTGGTGCTCGTGGTCCTGCAGCAGACGCTGTCGACCGACGAGCTGAAGGCGTGGGGCTGGCGCGTGCCGTTCGTGGTCGGCGCGGCGGCCGCGCTGATCTCGCTGTACCTGCGGAAATCGCTCGACGAGACCTCGACCAGCGCGTCGCGCGACAAGAAGGACGCCGGCACGATCCGCGGCGTGTGGCAGCACAAGGGCGCATTCTTCACGGTGGTCGGCTTCACGGCCGGCGGCTCGCTGATCTTCTACACGTTTACCACGTACATGCAGAAGTACCTCGTGAACACGGCCGGCATGCACGCGAAGACAGCCAGCAACGTGATGACCGTCGCGTTGCTCGTCTACATGCTGATGCAGCCGGTGTTCGGCGCGCTGTCCGACCGGATCGGCCGCCGCACGTCGATGATCCTGTTCGGCTCGTTCGCGGTGATCGGCACGGTGCCGCTGATGCATGCGCTGAAGGACGTGACGAGCCCGGTGGCCGCGTTCGTGCTGATCACGGTCGCGCTGGCGATCGTCAGCTTCTACACGTCGATCAGCGGCCTCATCAAGGCCGAGATGTTCCCGCCCGAAGTGCGCGCGATGGGCGTCGGCCTGTCGTACGCGGTCGCGAACGCGATCTTCGGCGGCTCGGCCGAGTACGTCGCGCTGTGGTTCAAGTCGGTCGGCAGCGAGGAAACCTTCTACTGGTACGTGACCGTGCTGTGCGCGATCTCGTTGATCGTGTCGTGGCGGATGCGCGATCCGAGCAAGGAAGGGTACCTGCGTCACGAGCCGTGACCGGTTGCGCGCTCGAGCGCAAGCTCATCGTGCCGCGCGCGATAACGATATCGAAATCGATTCGTTGCTGGTGGCGGGCGCGCCGCTTAACCTGAATCCGTAGTTCGTGTGACACCTCCTTGACTGGGATTCACGCCCGCTGCCTGCAGCGGGCGTTTTTTTGTTCCGGTCGTTCGCGTGTCCGGGATATACAATCGGCAGCGCCCGTCCGAGGCGCCATCGACGATTGAAAAAATATCCATGAAAGAACAACGATCATCCATTCCGGGCCTGACGATCCTGCTGGCCGTCGTCAATCTCGCCGTCTTCCTGCTGATGTGGCGGCAGGCATCGTACGGCGCGCTGCCGAACAGCCTGTTGCTCGGCTGGGGCGCCAATTTCGCGCCGTATACGCTGACCGGGCAGCCGTGGCGCCTGCTGACCAGCGCGTTCCTGCACGGCGGCTGGCAGCATCTGGCGCTGAACCTCTACATGCTGATCGTGCTCGGCACCGTGCTCGAGCGCGCGGGCGGCTCGCTGCGGTTCGGCGTCGCGTACCTGCTGTCGGCGCTCGGTGGCTCGCTGTTGAGCGCGCTCTGGTCCGGGTATCACGAGGTCGGCGCAATGCAGGTCGCGTTCGGCATCGTGTTGCCGACGAGCGGCATCCGCCCGGTCGTCAGCGTCGGCGCGTCGGGCGCGCTGATGGGGCTGGCCGGCGCGGCCGCCGCGTTCGCATTGCACCGGCGCGTGGACAGCGGCCGCGATGCGAGCGTCGTCATCAATCTCGGCGCGGTGGCCCAGGTGATCGCCATCAACCTGGTGTCGGGGTTCTTCATTTCCGGTATCGACCAGGCGGCGCATCTGGGTGGCGTCGTCACGGGTTTCGTCGTCGGCTGGATACTGTACGGCTTTCGTCCTTCGGGCGCATCGCTGCGCGGCGCGGTCCTGCCGGTCGCGCTGGCGGTGCTGGGCAGCGGCGCGATGATGTTCGCGGCGCAGCGCGCGGGCAGCGCCGAGCTGCAGGAGCTGCGCACGGCCGTGGACCGCGAGCGCGCGCAGGACGACGCGCGGCAGCAGGCGAAGCGCGATGCGGACACGATCGCCGAGCAGATTCGCGACGACGAGCAGCATCGCGCCGCGCCCGTGTCGGCGGAGCTGGCCGCGGGTACGGTCGTCCCGGTCGGCAAGGGCACCTATGCAATGGTGATGGGCGCATCGGGCAAGCGCCTGTACATCACCGACAACGACGCGAACACGCTCGTCGTCGTCGACGTCGACAAGCGCGCGGTGGTCCGCACGATTGCCGGAGAGCCGTTCAAGACGGGGCTCGACGGTTGTCCGGGCAACATGTGCCGCGGCCGCGGCGCAAGCGGGGTAGTTGTCAGCCCGGACGAGCGCTATGCGTACGTGACGTCGATGCGCGAGGGCAGCGTCGTGCGCATTGATCTGGCGAGTGGCAAGATCGTCGACAGCGCGACGCTCGGCCGGTTTCCGCGCGCGATCGTCGCATCGGCATCGCACGACAGGCTCTACGTGCTGAACGGCGTCGACGACACGGTGTCCGTCGTCAGCATCACGTACTGGCCGCAGGTCGTCGCGACGCTGAAACTGGGCGACGGCGACGGGGCGGGCGTCGAGTTCGGGCGGCCGCTGTCGATGTGGCTGTCGCCGGACGGCAAGCAACTGAACGTCAACGCGATGCAGAAAGGCACGATCGTCGCGTTCGATACGTCGACGAACGAGCCGGTCCGCTCGTATCCGCTCGATGCGGGCTTCATCCAGGCGGAACCGGGCGCGCCGGGCGCGGGAACGTGGCTCTACGGCGCGTCGTCGGTCAAGTGGGTGGACCCGGCGAGCCTGGCGCCGCTGAAGACCTATCCGGTCTGCCAGACTTCGGCGCACGGTTTTGACGGCAGCGGCGACGGCAAGCTGATCGCCGTGACCGCATACGACGGCTCGCCGATGCGCGTGATCAAGGTGGCGACCCGCCGCACCGTCGGCGAATTTCCGGTGGCGGGCGGCGTGTCGCAGGTGATCTTCGCGCCGGACCATCGCACGCTCTACGCACTGGGCGCTGCGGGCACGCTGTCGTTCCTCAGCATGGACCGCTCGCTCGATTACCTGAAGGACACGGACGGAGGCGAGTTCCTGTGTGCGGCGTCCGCGGACGGGGAAGCGGGCGGCGACGGCGAGTGATCGCCTTGCTCGCCTCATGACCAAACCCGCAGAGCAAAGCACCATTTGTTGGTTCGGATTCGCCGCGCGCGCTGATACGTTAGCGGCTTCGCGACCACACACGCCGTCGCGATGTTCCTCGAACCGGGCCGCCGCGCGATCCGCGGCGGCCTTCATAACAAATCAGGTCGTGCTCATGAAAATCCACACACTCGCTACGTGGCTCGTCGGGGCTGCGCTCGTCACGGCAGGCACCGTCGCGCATGCGGACCGCCTCGACGATATCAAGAAAGCCGGCGTGCTGCGCGTCGCGACGTTCGACAGCAATCCGCCGTTCGGCTATGTCGATGCCAGGAACAACCACATCGTCGGCCTCGATGTCGATTATGCGAAGGCGCTTGCCGACAAGCTCGGCGTGAAGCTGCAGCTCCAGCCGACCAACCCCGCGAACCGCATTCCGTTCCTGACGTCCGGCAAGGTCGATCTCGTGCTCGCGAACTTCACGATCACCGACGAACGTGCGAAGCAGGTCGATTTCAGCATTCCGTATTTTTCGTCGGGCCAGCAGTTTCTCGCGAAGAAGGGCGTGCTGAAATCGGCCGACCAACTCAACGGGCTGCGCGTCGGCGCCGACAAGGGCACGACGAACGAGATCGCGCTGCGCGAGAAATTCCCGAAGGCGACGATCGTCGCGTATGACGACACGCCG
The nucleotide sequence above comes from Burkholderia pyrrocinia. Encoded proteins:
- a CDS encoding YeaH/YhbH family protein, encoding MLHQIIDRRLAGKNKSIANRERFLRRVKNYIRRAVSDAVRDRSIKDIQSTQSITIPRKDIAEPNFRHAPGGRREYVHPGNEDYVRGDKIPRPQGGSGGGGSQASNEGEGQDDFVFELSRDEFMQYFFDDLELPRLVKTHLLTVPSWKNVRAGWSAEGTPNNIDVVRSLRSALGRRIALGSPLVNELRELEAQLEAMKNDPADRRAEIATLEAEIHHLKGRIWRIPFIDPFDLRYINRVKQPQPSSQAVMFCLMDVSGSMDEQRKDLAKRFFILLYLFLKRNYERIEVVFIRHHTRAEEVDEDTFFHSTESGGTVVSSALELMRKVMNERYSPTEWNIYGAQASDGDNWTDDSPKCRKILEEDILTKTRYFAYIQVAPEEQNLWLEYAQLALSQPHLAMKKAESAADIYPVFRELFEKQVEMS
- a CDS encoding ABC transporter substrate-binding protein — encoded protein: MKIHTLATWLVGAALVTAGTVAHADRLDDIKKAGVLRVATFDSNPPFGYVDARNNHIVGLDVDYAKALADKLGVKLQLQPTNPANRIPFLTSGKVDLVLANFTITDERAKQVDFSIPYFSSGQQFLAKKGVLKSADQLNGLRVGADKGTTNEIALREKFPKATIVAYDDTPFAFAALRAGNVQAITQDGPKLIGLLANVPDKQNYEIPAFTISNDYMGVGVPKGETRLLGFVNDTLKGLEANGRAVQIYDAWFGPTTKTPLTRIFRIGDKT
- a CDS encoding rhomboid family intramembrane serine protease, with product MKEQRSSIPGLTILLAVVNLAVFLLMWRQASYGALPNSLLLGWGANFAPYTLTGQPWRLLTSAFLHGGWQHLALNLYMLIVLGTVLERAGGSLRFGVAYLLSALGGSLLSALWSGYHEVGAMQVAFGIVLPTSGIRPVVSVGASGALMGLAGAAAAFALHRRVDSGRDASVVINLGAVAQVIAINLVSGFFISGIDQAAHLGGVVTGFVVGWILYGFRPSGASLRGAVLPVALAVLGSGAMMFAAQRAGSAELQELRTAVDRERAQDDARQQAKRDADTIAEQIRDDEQHRAAPVSAELAAGTVVPVGKGTYAMVMGASGKRLYITDNDANTLVVVDVDKRAVVRTIAGEPFKTGLDGCPGNMCRGRGASGVVVSPDERYAYVTSMREGSVVRIDLASGKIVDSATLGRFPRAIVASASHDRLYVLNGVDDTVSVVSITYWPQVVATLKLGDGDGAGVEFGRPLSMWLSPDGKQLNVNAMQKGTIVAFDTSTNEPVRSYPLDAGFIQAEPGAPGAGTWLYGASSVKWVDPASLAPLKTYPVCQTSAHGFDGSGDGKLIAVTAYDGSPMRVIKVATRRTVGEFPVAGGVSQVIFAPDHRTLYALGAAGTLSFLSMDRSLDYLKDTDGGEFLCAASADGEAGGDGE
- a CDS encoding MFS family transporter; amino-acid sequence: MDVQTDQAALSAHDTRRRVFAIVGASSGNLVEWFDFYIYSFCALYFAPAFFPSGNTTTQLLNTAGVFAAGFLMRPIGGWLFGRIADRHGRRAAMMISVLMMCGGSLVIAVLPTYAQIGALAPALLLVARLFQGLSVGGEYGTSATYMSEVALKGRRGFFASFQYVTLIGGQLCALLVLVVLQQTLSTDELKAWGWRVPFVVGAAAALISLYLRKSLDETSTSASRDKKDAGTIRGVWQHKGAFFTVVGFTAGGSLIFYTFTTYMQKYLVNTAGMHAKTASNVMTVALLVYMLMQPVFGALSDRIGRRTSMILFGSFAVIGTVPLMHALKDVTSPVAAFVLITVALAIVSFYTSISGLIKAEMFPPEVRAMGVGLSYAVANAIFGGSAEYVALWFKSVGSEETFYWYVTVLCAISLIVSWRMRDPSKEGYLRHEP
- a CDS encoding SpoVR family protein, which gives rise to MTTRHLHNESRGYQPRPSGDDTAGPAASQQRAQAEPPSPAADLPGAGQKEARMNVAERKPLPCPSDWTFELLEEYDTHIAQVAEQYELDIYPIQLELISAEQMMDAYASVGMPVNYRHWSFGKHFLSTEKSYRRGQMGLAYEIVINSNPCIAYLMEENTMTMQALVIAHAAYGHNSFFKGNYLFRLWTDAHAIIDYLVYAKNYVAECEERYGLDRVEELLDSCHALMNYGVDRYKRPQKPSLSKEAALRREREAYLQSQVNELWRTLPGKKPELMEEQEGRYPPEPQENLLYFAEKNAPLLEPWEREVIRIVRKIGQYFYPQRQTQVMNEGWATFWHYTLLNTLYHQGKLEDGFMMEFLHSHSNVVYQPPVTKPYYSGINPYALGFSMMSDIRRICESPTEEDYKWFPEIAGTPWLPAMHYAMRNFKDESFIAQYLSPNLIREMRLFSVLDDDMRDSLEVSAIHDESGYQYVRQALSRQYDIHHREPNIQVWAVNTRGDRSLTLRHFMTDNRHLSNDSDEVLKHMARLWQFDVYLESVDEAGTVRKRYECRYVPPEVHV